In one window of Plasmodium cynomolgi strain B DNA, chromosome 13, whole genome shotgun sequence DNA:
- a CDS encoding cGMP-dependent protein kinase (putative), with protein sequence MDENDDVPKKGNERNKKKAIFSNDEFSGEDTLMEDHLQLREKLSEDIEMIKASLKNNLVCSTLNDNEILTLSNYMQFFVFKSGDLVIKQGEKGSYFFIINSGKFDVYVNDKKVKSMGKGSSFGEAALIHNTQRSATIRAETDGTLWGVQRSTFRATLKQLSNRNFNENRSFIDSVTVFDMLTEAQKNMITNACVIQTFKPGEVIVKQGDYGDVLFILKEGKATVFINDKEIRVLNKGSYFGERALLYDEPRSATIIAKEPTACASICRKLLNIVLGNLQVVLFRNIMTEALQQSEIFKQFSAEQLNDLADTAIVRDYPANYHILHKDKVKSVKYIIVLEGKVELFLDDKSIGILTRGKSFGDQYVLNQKQKFRHTIKSLDICKIALITESCLADCLGDNNIDASIDHNNKKSIIKKMYIFRYLSEKQCNLLIEAFRTTRYEEGDYIIQEGEMGSRFYIIKNGEVEVTKNGKRLRTLGKNDYFGERALLYDEPRTASIISKATNVECWFVDKSVFLQIIQGPMLTHLEERIKMQDTKVEMDELETERIIGRGTFGTVKLVHHKPTKIRYALKCVSKKSIISLNQQNNIKLEREITAENDHPFIIRLVRTFKDSKCFYFLTELVTGGELYDAIRKLGLLSKPQAQFYLGSIILAIEYLHERNIVYRDLKPENILLDKQGYVKLIDFGCAKKIQERAYTLVGTPHYMAPEVILGKGYGCTVDIWALGVCLYEFICGPLPFGNDQEDQLEIFRDILTGQLTFPEYVSDQDSINLIKRLLCRLPQGRIGCSINGFKDIKEHAFFGNFNWDKLAGRLLEPPLVSKGETYAEDIDIKQIEEEDALAAGEPLDGDDSWDVDF encoded by the exons atggatgaaaaTGACGatgttccaaaaaaagg CAATGAACGGAATAAGAAGAAggccattttttcaaatgacGAATTTTCGGGGGAAGACACTTTGATGGAG GATCACCTCCAACTGAGGGAAAAACTTTCAGAAGACATCGAGATGATAAAGGCCTCGCTCAAAAATAATCTCGTTTGTAGCACGTTGAACGACAATGAAATATTGACCCTGTCTAATTACATgcagttttttgttttcaagAGTGGAGACCTGGTGATAAAACAGGGGGAGAAAG GATCTTACTTCTTCATTATAAACAGCGGCAAGTTCGACGTGTACGTGAATGATAAGAAGGTGAAGAGCATGGGGAAGGGGAGCTCCTTCGGAGAAGCAGCCCTAATCCATAATACTCAGAGGAGCGCAACGATCAGGGCTGAGACGGACGGGACGCTGTGGGGGGTGCAGAGGAGTACATTCAGAGCAACACTAAAGCAACTGTCTAATCGAAATTTTAACGAAAATAGGAGCTTCATCGACTCCGTGACCGTATTCGATATGCTAACGGAAGcacagaaaaatatgatcacGAATGCATGCGTTATTCAGACTTTCAAACCAGGAGAGGTAATTGTCAAGCAGGGCGATTATGGCGATGTGTTGTTTATACTGAAGGAAGGTAAAGCCACAGTTTTTATTAACGATAAAGAAATAAGAGTACTTAACAAA GGGTCCTACTTCGGAGAACGAGCTCTGTTGTATGACGAACCAAGAAGTGCCACCATCATAGCGAAAGAACCCACGGCATGCGCATCGATATGTAGAAAGCTGCTAAATATAGTGCTGGGTAATCTTCAAGTAGTCCTATTTCGAAACATCATGACGGAGGCATTACAACAGAGCGAAATATTTAAACAATTCAGTGCAGAGCAACTAAACGATTTAGCAGACACAGCCATTGTTAGGGATTATCCAGCGAATTATCACATCCTCCACAAGGATAAGGTTAAGTCGGTTAAGTACATCATTGTGTTAGAAGGCAAGGTGGAATTATTTCTAGATGATAAATCTATAGGGATACTTACAAGAGGAAAATCCTTCGGTGATCAATACGTTTTGAATCAGAAGCAGAAATTTAGACATACGATAAAATCGCTagatatttgtaaaattgcTTTGATTACAGAATCTTGTTTGGCTGACTGTCTAGGAGATAACAACATAGATGCATCGATAGATcataacaacaaaaaaagtatcattaaaaaaatgtacatttttaggTACCTAAGTGAGAAGCAATGCAATTTACTTATCGAAGCGTTTAGGACAACGAGATATGAAGAAGGGGATTATATAATTCAGGAAGGAGAAATGGGTTCAAGAttctatattataaaaaatggggaagtagaagtaacaaaaaatggaaaaagactACGAACATTAGGGAAAAATGATTACTTTGGGGAGAGGGCTCTTCTATATGATGAACCCAGAACAGCATCTATCATCAGTAAGGCAACCAATGTTGAGTGCTGGTTTGTAGATAAAAGTGTATTCTTGCAAATCATCCAGGGACCTATGTTAACTCACTTGGAGGAGCGAATCAAGATGCAAGACACAAAGGTCGAGATGGATGAATTGGAGACTGAAAGAATTATAGGGAGAGGTACATTCGGAACCGTTAAGTTAGTGCACCATAAACCGACAAAAATTAGATATGCTCTAAAATGTGTTAGCAAAAAAAGTATCATCAGTCTAAATCAACAGAATAATATCAAATTGGAGAGAGAAATAACTGCAGAAAATGATCACCCATTTATAATCAGACTTGTGAGAACATTTAAAGACTCAAAatgcttttactttttaaccGAGCTAGTTACTGGAGGGGAGCTATATGATGCCATACGCAAATTAGGTTTACTCTCCAAACCTCAGGCACAGTTTTACTTGGGGTCCATAATTCTAGCCATAGAATATTTACATGAGAGGAATATCGTGTATCGAGATTTGAAGCCAGAAAATATTCTTCTAGATAAACAGGGGTATGTAAAACTGATCGATTTTGGTTGTGCAAAGAAAATACAGGAGAGGGCGTACACTCTTGTTGGTACTCCTCACTACATGGCACCGGAAGTAATTTTGGGGAAAGGATATGGGTGCACTGTGGATATATGGGCACTAGGAGTCTGTTTGTACGAATTTATTTGTGGCCCTCTCCCATTTGGTAATGACCAAGAGGATCAGCTAGAAATATTTAGGGATATTCTAACAGGGCAGCTAACATTCCCTGAGTATGTATCAGATCAGGACAGCATAAATTTGATTAAGAGACTGCTGTGTAGACTGCCTCAGGGACGAATTGGATGTTCCATAAATGGGTTCAAAGATATAAAAGAGCATGCGTTTTTTGGCAATTTCAATTGGGATAAGTTGGCGGGTCGTTTGCTGGAGCCTCCGCTGGTGTCCAAGGGAGAGACATACGCCGAGGATATCGACATTAAGCAGATCGAGGAGGAGGACGCGCTGGCCGCGGGCGAGCCCCTCGACGGGGATGACAGCTGGGATGTGGACTTTTGA
- a CDS encoding hypothetical protein (putative) — translation MIEFKFVHRFTNMGKGAGKDKGSSSISVWKKDLGPNLGDVFLRTSLEGAKNGEGSRPVGLHPNGVINRGSPPAGGSGGSSGGSSTCSTTCGGSAPPVEGGERRVSLKFTNFACRDEFIFDANITCFPNYMHKSSLNIKKKIDISDLIIEVRDARLPFTSTNDFIMESIEKKNKDKKRIIILNKADLIPKKVALSAKSIIEEKTKNMCLLTSAKFNKSISKIRDLCRDMKPQFRSLGLFTLLVGLPNVGKSSIINSFKDVTHNLAKYGHKNNKIAFEVNRKKAKTNVIAGTTQMIDTYKVSNNPLLYFIDTPGIYLPKMEDKEISLKLCAIGNALDYKYDHMYVGDYILYTLNKRMNFNYVKMIGLDEPTNDIRFVCNVIATKLNLCRNYKYLDMNGGCRYFIDMFRLGLFGRICLDNVPRSTEDFVTYFDFNSAEPLAVDASAGPAPFRGLL, via the exons atGATCGAGTTCAAATTTGTGCATCGT TTTACGAACATGGGGAAGGGAGCGGGAAAGGATAAGGGCAGCTCCTCCATCAGTGTGTGGAAAAAGGACCTCGGGCCGAATCTGGGGGATGTGTTTCTAAGAACCAGCTTAGAgggcgcaaaaaatggggaggggaGCAGACCAGTGGGCCTCCACCCCAACGGGGTGATCAACCGCGGAAGTCCCCCCGCTGGTGGCAGTGGTGGTAGTAGTGGTGGTAGCAGCACATGTAGCACCACCTGTGGCGGAAGTGCCCCCCCCGTGGAGGGCGGAGAAAGAAGGGTGAGCCTCAAATTTACCAACTTCGCATGCAGAGACGAATTCATATTCGACGCAAACATAACGTGCTTCCCAAACTACATGCACAAGTCATccctaaacataaaaaaaaaaatagacatcTCCGATCTTATCATTGAAGTGAGAGACGCCCGATTGCCCTTTACCAGCACGAACGACTTCATCATGGAgagtatagaaaaaaaaaacaaggacaaaaaaagaatcattATCTTAAACAAAGCCGATTTAATCCCCAAGAAAGTAGCCCTAAGTGCAAAAAGCataattgaagaaaaaacaaaaaatatgtgcctATTGACATCAGCCAAATTCAATAAAAGCATCTCTAAAATTAGGGACCTGTGTAGAGATATGAAGCCCCAATTTAGGAGTCTCGGATTATTTACCTTGTTAGTGGGATTACCCAACGTTGGCAAGTCCAGCATCATCAACTCCTTTAAAGATGTAACGCATAACTTAGCCAAGTATGGACAcaagaataacaaaatagcCTTCGAAGTGAATAGGAAGAAGGCCAAAACGAACGTCATTGCAGGGACTACTCAGATGATCGACACGTATAAGGTTTCAAACAACCCCCTGCTCTACTTTATCGACACACCGGGGATTTATTTACCCAAAATGGAAGACAAAGAAATTAGCCTCAAGTTATGTGCCATAGGAAATGCCCTCGATTACAAGTACGACCACATGTATGTAGGAgattatattttgtacacTCTAAATAAGAGGATGAACTTCAACTATGTTAAGATGATTGGCTTGGACGAACCAACCAATGACATTCGCTTCGTCTGCAATGTCATAGCGACTAAACTGAATCTCTGTAGGAATTATAAGTACCTTGACATGAATGGTGGTTGTCGTTATTTTATTGATATGTTTCGCTTGGGCCTGTTTGGGCGTATTTGCCTGGATAATGTGCCTCGCTCCACTGAAGACTTCGTCACCTACTTTGACTTCAACTCCGCGGAACCCCTCGCCGTGGACGCCAGCGCAGGCCCCGCGCCATTCCGCGGCCTGCTCTAG
- a CDS encoding hypothetical protein (putative), which yields MTFLGLTYFNNIQWGEELPNGEKTVEGKEQRVKDTTECANVRSLDKDGNPPPMVQLTQHTDTSNLRKKQTNRHHLRDNSNRKINRTVSLNQLQYLWLKHTKVIFKLLIGSNLRLGDRELQRFLFDRIMKHVELYDQVELNNVLGSFVKGEGMRKKRQGKLDMGGEIHNAVEQDEKFFTLAQILLEADLHTMNLKHVSYLYVYINRLLKKELRRITRGHKEKAKQEEGDWVCHVGPLEGGAQTSYSQNGHTKVEQKGEQKAEQKAEQGKDTNPFQPLEQICEAENYHEGGLHGRDISLINQVNEKIILTLEKKKYYIKMNNIVTLIYNTCPIISPKQVAFLETCFAQLVEENYLMFNLAKVYRSLYDRFVHSGMSKSAGCGIGASRVECRIGASRAECAIGASGAECLNRWSIAKGEGADWTLAVRSQHEEKMEKIFSYLKERYYLKREQDLGDISTCTILLNVCQKFLLELLVYSFHRSQGWGQSPGQGQLRCGGAAAVLDLVQHIYTHLHFVIVSTRGGLQEKGVKGDSDGDGDGDGGGDGGGDGGAYDGDDEGERRPLRRNQFELALLYGHNIVRDMGVYVDSVERAFWFWGSGEDGITVGHLNTAPHGLNQINSSGGKSMPRGITPNAVPQHSYQDLENNPIDIQKVLPLMHYVSYVCSCIRERMSKGEGEKACRK from the exons ATGACGTTCCTAGGGTTGACCTATTTTAACAACATTCAGTGg GGAGAAGAACTACCCAATGGAGAGAAAACGGTGGAAGGGAAAGAACAAAGAGTAAAGGACACAACCGAGTGTGCGAATGTCAGAAGCTTGGACAAAGATGGAAATCCTCCTCCCATGGTCCAGTTAACCCAACATACGGACACAtcaaatttaagaaaaaaacagacaaaTAGGCACCACCTTCGAGATAATTCAAACAGAAAAATCAACAGGACCGTCAGTTTGAACCAGCTACAGTATTTATGGCTCAAACACACCAAGGTTATATTTAAGCTGCTAATTGGAAGCAATCTGAgg TTAGGAGACCGAGAATTGCAGCGATTTTTATTTGACCGTATAATGAAGCACGTGGAATTGTATGACCAGGTGGAGCTGAACAACGTATTGGGCAGCTTCGTCAAAGGGGAGGGGATGCGAAAGAAGCGGCAAGGGAAGCTAGAcatggggggggagataCATAACGCAGTGGAGCAGGATGAAAAGTTTTTCACCCTCGCGCAGATTTTACTTGAAGCAGATTTGCACACTATGAACCTGAAGCATGTGTCCTACTTGtacgtgtacataaataGATTGTTGAAGAAGGAGTTAAGGAGGATCACGCGTGGGCACAAGGAAAAGGCTAAGCAGGAGGAGGGTGACTGGGTGTGCCACGTAGGCCCCCTAGAGGGGGGGGCCCAAACGAGTTACAGCCAAAATGGGCACACGAAAGTGGAACagaaaggggaacaaaaagcGGAACAGAAAGCTGAACAAGGAAAGGACACCAATCCTTTTCAGCCGCTTGAACAAATCTGCGAAGCGGAAAATTATCATGAAGGCGGCCTGCACGGGCGGGATATTTCCCTCATCAACCAAgtgaacgaaaaaattattctcactttagaaaaaaaaaagtactacataaaaatgaacaacatAGTAACCCTAATCTATAACACATGTCCGATCATTTCTCCAAAGCAAGTTGCCTTTTTAGAAACCTGTTTTGCTCAGTTAGTGGAGGAAAATTACTTAATGTTTAATTTAGCGAAAGTGTATCGTTCGCTGTATGATCGCTTTGTGCATAGCGGCATGAGCAAATCTGCAGGGTGCGGAATCGGTGCAAGTAGGGTAGAGTGCAGAATCGGTGCAAGTAGGGCAGAGTGCGCAATCGGTGCAAGCGGGGCAGAGTGCTTGAACCGCTGGAGTATCGCCAAGGGTGAGGGTGCAGACTGGACACTTGCAGTTAGGTCGCagcatgaagaaaaaatggagaaaatttttagcTACCTGAAGGAAAGGTATTACCTAAAGAGGGAACAGGACTTGGGGGACATCAGCACGTGCACCATCCTGTTAAACGTTTGTCAGAAATTTTTGCTAGAGTTGCTTGTTTACTCCTTTCACAGATCGCAGGGGTGGGGGCAATCACCGGGGCAGGGGCAGCTTAGGTGTGGAGGCGCGGCGGCGGTGCTCGACCTCGTCCAGCACATTTACACACACCTGCACTTTGTGATTGTGAGCACCCGGGGGGGGCTACAAGAAAAGGGAGTCAAAGGTGACAGTGATGGTGATGGAGATGGAGATGGCGGTGGCGATGGCGGTGGCGATGGCGGTGCCTATGACGGTGACGATGAAGGGGAGCGCCGCCCCCTCCGCCGCAACCAGTTCGAGCTTGCGCTGCTCTACGGGCATAACATCGTGAGAGACATGGGCGTGTACGTGGACTCGGTGGAGCGCGCCTTTTGGTTCTGGGGCAGCGGTGAAGACGGCATAACAGTTGGTCACCTCAACACTGCACCACATGGGCTTAACCAAATCAACAGCTCAGGTGGGAAATCTATGCCCAGGGGAATTACCCCCAATGCAGTCCCCCAGCACAGCTACCAGGATTTAGAGAATAATCCAATCGACATACAAAAGGTTCTTCCCCTGATGCACTACGTGAGTTATGTGTGCTCTTGTATTCGTGAACGGATGAGCAAAGGTGAAGGAGAGAAAGCATGTAGAAAGTGA
- a CDS encoding translocon component PTEX150 (putative) has protein sequence MRLITLGFIFLSTSFHYSHVFAANSNRNLNIKPTSHKSGKNDKANGAGSMANKGSAQHGVNGTTGISNGNSNGKKGSATTSAAAGHASPGASGGTVTPGMNPNLEEMMKPLNEMFKGNGEGLNIENIMNSNPNGGANSGQENLFKDMISAMNAMGGGAPGAAGGANPMNANNVPNISISPEQMNQINELKDKLENVLKNAGVDVEQLKENMQNENIMQNKDAFKDLLANLPMNPAMMQNMMGGKDGNMLNMDHNQMMDMLNQMGQGKMNMKDFGMKDIGMKDIGMTDFMNPSHGNHQDTESASRGKAYVTNSSNNDINFADKLNAFEDSNGQPERMFNLYGMNDDDGVIDDGMSDSVGKNDTLDVNGANVNRNLSDGDSAKEDSDESQANSTYNNSTSAVSNKNNHESGSTNEVESNEEELITSSGNKGDVNKLAANSGYNNNNPLLDLNNLKKDVNAAQYGKDNVGDRSNGGNTNGGNTNGGNTNEGNNNKVIKKRVGGKKKKKMRKKNPGQIPFKMETLQKLVKEYTNTSNQKIMEQIIKKYVSLNNQSNRDNNDEDDDEEDVEDEKSAKEKNSEKEEELNMNEFSVKDIKKLISEGILTYEDLTEEELKKLAKPDDMFYELSPYANEEKDLSLNETSGVSNEQLNAFLRKNGSYHMSYDSKAIDYLKQKKAEKKEEEQEDDSFYDAYKQIKNSYEGIPSNYYHDAPQLIGDNYVFTSVYDKKKELIDFLKRSHGITDESDSSSGKDKGNSAEGSTYKSKYYDKYMKKLSEYRRREAFKILKKRRAQEKKLQKKKEMQNNTNNEVDYSEYFKKNGFINSSNGTVKTFSKDQLDNMVKHFNNGGEDFFSSSGAGADVGVNHSGISGGGQYMSSSGSSNPGGYVTFDGQNVVGSNDNEEEESNEDFLNEDDDNADDDV, from the exons ATGAGACTTATCACATTAGGATTCATCTTCCTGTCAACCTCCTTCCACTATTCCCACGTGTTTGCTGCGAATAGCAACCGAAATTTGAACATTAAGCCTACCAGTCATAAGTCAGGGAAAAATGATAAGGCAAACGGAGCTGGTAGCATGGCCAACAAGGGCAGTGCTCAACATGGAGTGAACGGAACGACGGGTATATCAAATGGCAATTCGAATGGCAAAAAGGGTTCAGCGACCACCTCTGCTGCAGCAGGACACGCATCCCCAGGTGCATCTGGAGGAACGGTCACACCAGGAATGAACCCTAATTTAGAGGAAATGATGAAACCACTGAATGAAATGTTTAAAGGAAATGGAGAAGGattaaatatagaaaatattatgaaca GTAATCCAAATGGTGGTGCTAACAGTGGACaggaaaatttatttaaagatATGATTAGCGCGATGAATGCAATGGGAGGAGGTGCTCCCGGTGCAGCTGGTGGTGCCAACCCCATGAATGCGAACAACGTACCGAATATCTCTATATCCCCAGAACAGATGAACCAAATAAACGAATTGAAAGACAAACTAGAGAATGTCCTAAAAAATGCAGGCGTAGATGTAGAACAGCTGAaggaaaatatgcaaaatgaaaatatcatGCAGAATAAAGATGCGTTTAAGGACCTGTTGGCTAACTTACCAATGAACCCAGCTATGATGCAAAATATGATGGGAGGCAAGGATGGAAATATGCTCAATATGGATCACAACCAAATGATGGATATGCTTAACCAGATGGGTCAAGGTAAAATGAATATGAAGGACTTTGGAATGAAGGATATCGGAATGAAGGATATCGGAATGACTGATTTTATGAACCCATCCCATGGGAACCATCAGGATACTGAAAGTGCCAGTAGGGGAAAGGCTTACGTAACGAACTCGAGTAATAATGACATAAACTTTGCTGATAAATTAAACGCATTTGAGGATAGCAATGGACAACCTGAAAGAATGTTCAATCTTTATGGAATGAACGATGACGATGGGGTTATAGATGACGGTATGAGTGACTCCGTAGGGAAAAATGACACACTGGACGTGAATGGAGCAAACGTGAACAGAAATTTATCTGATGGAGATTCCGCAAAAGAAGATTCAGATGAATCACAGGCAAACTCCACGTATAATAATTCTACATCTGCTGTCTCGAATAAAAACAATCATGAAAGCGGAAGTACGAACGAGGTAGAATCGAATGAGGAAGAATTAATCACGTCATCTGGAAATAAGGGAGATGTAAATAAATTGGCAGCCAACAGTgggtataataataataacccCCTTCTTGATTtgaacaatttgaagaaagatGTCAATGCTGCCCAGTATGGAAAGGACAACGTAGGAGACAGATCAAATGGAGGAAACACAAATGGAGGGAACACAAATGGAGGGAACAcaaatgaaggaaataaCAACAAAGTGATCAAAAAACGTGtcggaggaaagaaaaaaaaaaagatgagaaaaaagaatccaGGACAAATTccattcaaaatggaaacgttGCAAAAGTTAGTAAAAGAATATACCAACACTTCCAATCAGAAAATTATGgaacaaattataaaaaagtatgtCTCCCTGAATAATCAAAGCAATAGAGATAATAACGATGAAGACGATGACGAAGAAGATGtagaagatgaaaaaagcgctaaggaaaaaaattccgaaaaggaggaagaactgAATATGAACGAATTCAGTGTTAAAGATATTAAGAAGCTAATTTCGGAAGGTATTTTAACATATGAAGATTTGACGgaggaagaattaaaaaagctaGCCAAACCAGATGATATGTTTTACGAATTGTCTCCCTATGcaaatgaggagaaggacCTCTCATTAAATGAAACTTCTGGTGTATCAAACGAACAACTTAAtgcatttttgagaaaaaatggatccTACCATATGAGTTACGATTCCAAAGCGATCGATTACTTGAAACAGAAGAAggcagaaaagaaagaagaagaacaggaGGATGATAGTTTCTACGATGCATACAAACAGATTAAAAATTCTTATGAAGGTATTCCCTCCAATTATTACCATGATGCTCCTCAACTCATTGGAGATAACTATGTGTTCACATCTGTGTATGATAAGAAGAAAGAGTTAATAGATTTCCTTAAACGAAGCCATGGTATTACCGACGAAAGTGATAGCAGTAGTGGAAAGGATAAAGGAAACTCTGCAGAAGGTAGCACATACAAATCAAAGTATTACGATAagtacatgaaaaaattaagtgagtacagaagaagggaagcatttaaaattttgaagaaaagaagagcacaggaaaaaaaattacagaaaaaaaaagaaatgcaaaataatacCAATAACGAAGTAGACTACtctgaatattttaaaaaaaacggtttTATCAACAGCAGCAACGGAACAGTTAAAACGTTTTCCAAGGACCAACTGGACAACATGGTGAAACACTTTAATAACGGCGGAGAGGATTTTTTCAGTAGCTCTGGTGCTGGTGCAGATGTGGGTGTAAACCATTCCGGTATCAGCGGAGGTGGTCAGTATATGTCCTCTAGTGGAAGTAGTAACCCCGGGGGCTATGTGACCTTCGATGGGCAGAACGTCGTCGGGTCGAATGacaatgaggaggaagagtcCAACGAGGACTTCCTGAACGAGGACGATGACAACGCGGATGACGATGTCTGA